A window of the Bacteroidales bacterium genome harbors these coding sequences:
- a CDS encoding SDR family oxidoreductase: protein MNIFITGATGFLGGEILVNLSKRKETNKIYCLVRAITETEANARIEHIFELHGDNYDRSKIIPVLGNLSDDKLSELLIKNLNLNDVDVVVHSAANTSFSKIYDDLVEKVNIDGLNQILLWAKQLKNLETFLYIGTATICGRDIKNRLVFEDESPNLQANHLVKYTYTKMMGEINLHKHLPKEKILIARPSIVMGDSRPWIPRSTVILWALATANILRLVPVNPIAQLDIVPVDYATSSIVELLFAKRNHYIYHISSGKESASNSLKISSVIQEHFPNRPPFKYVDKSMISQMKNWARNRLKPHHQLNYYSEYLNYWTKTFVDSGKLRTLFAGLEPYLDFIELGQVFDNSKLLADVKVSVPQPAHEYIKNSIKYFENIDVFEGAIDP from the coding sequence ATGAATATTTTTATAACAGGAGCAACAGGATTTTTAGGTGGTGAAATACTTGTCAATCTTTCCAAAAGAAAAGAAACAAATAAAATTTACTGCTTGGTTCGTGCTATAACCGAAACAGAAGCAAATGCCCGAATTGAACATATTTTCGAATTACATGGAGATAATTATGATAGAAGTAAAATAATTCCTGTGTTAGGGAACCTTTCGGATGACAAGCTATCTGAATTACTAATTAAAAATTTAAATCTTAATGATGTTGATGTTGTAGTTCACTCTGCTGCCAATACCTCATTCTCTAAAATATATGATGATTTAGTTGAAAAAGTCAACATCGACGGGCTTAATCAGATATTGTTATGGGCTAAGCAACTTAAAAATCTTGAAACATTTTTGTACATTGGTACTGCTACTATTTGTGGAAGAGATATTAAAAATCGTTTGGTTTTCGAAGATGAATCACCAAATCTTCAGGCAAATCATTTGGTTAAATATACATATACCAAAATGATGGGAGAAATTAACCTTCACAAACATTTACCGAAAGAAAAAATATTAATTGCACGTCCATCAATCGTCATGGGTGATAGTCGTCCATGGATACCAAGGTCAACAGTTATTCTTTGGGCACTTGCAACAGCAAATATATTACGACTTGTCCCTGTTAATCCTATTGCGCAACTCGATATAGTACCTGTTGATTACGCTACTTCATCTATAGTTGAGTTGTTGTTTGCAAAAAGGAATCATTATATTTATCATATATCTTCAGGAAAAGAATCAGCATCAAATTCTTTAAAAATTTCAAGTGTTATACAAGAGCATTTTCCAAACAGACCGCCATTCAAATATGTTGATAAATCAATGATATCTCAAATGAAAAATTGGGCAAGAAACCGCCTAAAACCGCATCATCAGTTAAATTATTATTCAGAATATCTTAATTATTGGACAAAAACATTTGTAGATAGCGGCAAACTCCGAACTCTTTTTGCGGGATTAGAGCCATACCTTGATTTTATTGAATTAGGACAGGTATTTGATAACTCAAAATTGCTCGCTGATGTTAAAGTTAGCGTTCCTCAACCCGCACATGAATATATTAAGAATTCAATTAAATATTTTGAAAATATTGATGTTTTTGAAGGAGCTATTGACCCGTAA